GCTTCGGCCTCGGATCCTACAAGGGACGCCTTTCTGTAGGTTACGACGCCGATGTAATCGTGATTGATCCCCGGAGGCGGTCGACGGTGCGCACGGCCGATCAGTTGAGTAAGTCGGCGTACACGCCGTTCGAGGGGTTGAGCGTTTCGGCCGTGCTCGACCGAGTGTTTTTAAGGGGGCGAGAGGTCGCGCGGGCAGGAACGCCTGTCGGGGATCCGGTCGGCGCCATTCTTATGCCGGAGGTTTAGGTCTTGGCCACGCTCAATGGAAAAGTTGCAATCGTCACAGGTGCGAGTTCGGGGATCGGACGAGCAATCGCCATCCGATTGGCTGCGGAAGGCGCGAGTGTGGTTATCGCTGACGTCTTGGATCGCCCTGTCGAAGGCGGCATCTGCACAACTGAAGCTATCGGGGCAGCGGGCGACCGCTGCCACTTCGTGAAGACCGACGTTTCGGACGCGAATGCGGTCGAAAACACCGTGCGCCAGGCGGTCGAACGCTATGGCCGTCTCGACGTGATGGTGAACAACGCCGCGATCTACACCAGCACCGGCCTAATCGAGACGACCACCGCGGATTGGAAGCGCGTCATGGCGGTTAATGTCGAGGGCGTCTTTCTCGGCTGCAAAAGCGCGGTGCGCCAGTTTCTCACACAGGAGCCTGTCGGCGAGACGCGGGGGCGCATCATCAACATCGCGTCACAGCATGGCATGATCAGTTGCCCCGGTGACATTGCCTATGGCGTCAGCAAGGCCGCAGTTGAGCATTTGACGCGGCAGGTGGCCACTGAATTCGCTGAGCAGCTTATTCCCTGCAACGCAATCGCGCCCGGCAAGATTCTGACTGGTCGAACCGATATCGGCATCGATCCGGTTTTGCTCGCTTATGCGCGTTCGCGCACGCCATGGCCCCGTCTTGGTCGTCCAGAGGACATTGCGGGCGCTACGCTGTTCTTGGCTAGCGACATGGCGAGCTACATCACCGGTGCGACGCTACTGGTGGATGGCGGCTGGATGGCCCGATAACGGGTCAGTCCAGCCAAGGCGTGCTGTCTTGCACCGGTCGGTTGAAGCCCGAGGGCGCAGCGGTCTTGCGGGCGACATAGACACCATGCCCGTGCGCCTCGGTCAGCACCCCGTCTCGGATGATCGGGAGGCCGCGAACGAGAACTGTTACGGGCTTGCCCGTCACAACGTGGCCTTCATAGGGTGTGTAATCGACGTTGGAGCGCAACGCGCTCTGCGCCAAGGTCCATTTGCGATCAGGGTCCC
The nucleotide sequence above comes from Ensifer adhaerens. Encoded proteins:
- a CDS encoding SDR family NAD(P)-dependent oxidoreductase — its product is MATLNGKVAIVTGASSGIGRAIAIRLAAEGASVVIADVLDRPVEGGICTTEAIGAAGDRCHFVKTDVSDANAVENTVRQAVERYGRLDVMVNNAAIYTSTGLIETTTADWKRVMAVNVEGVFLGCKSAVRQFLTQEPVGETRGRIINIASQHGMISCPGDIAYGVSKAAVEHLTRQVATEFAEQLIPCNAIAPGKILTGRTDIGIDPVLLAYARSRTPWPRLGRPEDIAGATLFLASDMASYITGATLLVDGGWMAR